A single Sphingopyxis chilensis DNA region contains:
- a CDS encoding TonB-dependent receptor — MGFASIRRVAVCGISILALGSATGATAQETDDSEIVVTAAKREQSVRDVSGSVSAVSEATLQKLNAQSLSDYITRVPGVVFNDYQPGVSEVVIRGVASSTYHEANQATTGYYLNEVPLIEPGFPLVIPDVDSFDVSRVEVLRGPQGTLFGSSSLGGAINYVVNEADPSRFDAGFEGNLATTKGAGEASYAAKAMVNLPIATDKLAVRLVALQRYDAGYLDNTLLGEDGSNDLRVRGLRGSIVFTPTEATRISALSMYQEYDLDDQTYVIFGPPKTFDRATNVAEFQDTSFMMHSLRLEQDLGFATLTAVGSYTEKKANLAFDNSIFGGNDPRTDTPELASSDGKSKTEYGELRLASPDGGRFRWLIGANYTRLRSNNTDGTFIEGIADYIDANPGEFDGQPGSELAPGDLATRTISSNRVTEKAIFGEASFDIVDALTLTVGGRLFEYRSRPRLQYLPNANLVDPFDFAPAASKDSDFIPKVSLTYKPSNDFMIYALYSEGFRIGGVNVYSAAVPGLPLTFESDTTKNYEVGTRFDLIDRTLSVDVTAYHIDWGNVQARLFTPVDFNAYTVNGGGADIDGVEISLNLRPTRNLTFSSNIAYNDARLSTLLPDSFAPGGGYAKGTRLPGASEWTLSNSLDLSFPDMSMKPRFGIAHRYLSSAPVDFAGSLEKGDFHLVDLNASVTVNDRIEFSVFAKNLFNQYGILNAPFAFAGSVARPRTIGASLRFSLD, encoded by the coding sequence ATGGGGTTTGCATCGATCCGGCGGGTCGCCGTGTGCGGCATCTCGATCCTGGCGCTGGGGTCCGCGACGGGCGCGACCGCGCAGGAAACCGATGACAGCGAGATCGTCGTCACCGCCGCCAAGCGCGAACAGTCGGTGCGCGACGTCAGCGGTTCCGTGAGCGCGGTCAGCGAAGCGACGCTGCAGAAGCTCAACGCGCAAAGTCTCTCCGACTATATCACGCGCGTCCCCGGCGTCGTGTTCAACGATTATCAGCCCGGCGTGTCCGAAGTCGTAATCCGCGGCGTCGCCTCATCGACCTATCACGAAGCGAACCAGGCGACGACGGGCTATTATCTCAACGAAGTCCCGCTGATCGAACCCGGCTTCCCGCTCGTTATCCCCGATGTCGACAGCTTCGACGTCAGCCGCGTCGAGGTGTTGCGCGGGCCGCAGGGCACGTTGTTCGGATCGTCATCGCTCGGCGGCGCTATCAACTATGTGGTGAACGAGGCCGATCCCAGCCGTTTCGATGCGGGGTTTGAGGGCAATCTTGCGACGACCAAGGGCGCTGGCGAGGCAAGCTATGCCGCGAAGGCGATGGTCAACCTGCCGATCGCGACCGACAAGCTCGCCGTCCGCCTCGTCGCGCTCCAGCGCTACGACGCGGGCTATCTCGACAACACGCTGCTCGGCGAGGACGGCAGCAACGACCTGCGGGTCAGGGGCCTGCGCGGGTCGATCGTCTTCACCCCGACCGAGGCGACGCGCATTTCGGCGCTCAGCATGTATCAAGAATATGATCTCGACGATCAGACCTATGTGATCTTCGGTCCGCCCAAGACGTTCGACCGCGCGACCAACGTGGCCGAGTTTCAGGACACGAGCTTCATGATGCACAGCCTGCGGCTCGAGCAGGATCTGGGCTTTGCGACCTTGACGGCGGTCGGCAGCTATACCGAGAAGAAAGCCAACCTGGCGTTCGACAATTCGATCTTCGGCGGCAACGACCCGCGCACCGACACGCCCGAACTCGCGAGCAGCGACGGCAAGTCGAAGACCGAATATGGCGAGCTCCGGCTCGCCTCGCCCGACGGCGGACGCTTCCGCTGGCTGATCGGTGCCAATTACACGCGGCTGCGGTCGAACAACACCGACGGCACCTTTATCGAGGGCATCGCCGATTATATCGACGCGAACCCTGGCGAGTTCGACGGCCAGCCGGGCAGCGAGCTTGCTCCCGGCGACCTCGCGACGCGGACGATCAGCAGCAACCGCGTGACCGAAAAGGCGATATTCGGCGAAGCGTCGTTCGACATTGTCGATGCGCTGACGCTGACGGTCGGCGGGCGCCTGTTCGAATATCGCTCGCGCCCGCGGCTGCAATATCTGCCTAACGCCAATCTGGTCGATCCGTTCGATTTTGCCCCGGCGGCGAGCAAGGATTCGGATTTCATCCCGAAAGTCTCGCTGACGTACAAGCCATCGAACGACTTCATGATCTATGCGCTCTATTCGGAAGGTTTCCGCATCGGCGGCGTCAACGTCTATTCGGCCGCGGTGCCCGGCCTGCCGCTGACCTTTGAAAGCGACACGACAAAGAATTACGAGGTCGGGACGCGGTTCGACCTGATCGACCGGACGCTGAGCGTCGATGTCACCGCCTATCATATCGACTGGGGCAATGTGCAGGCGCGCCTGTTCACGCCGGTCGATTTCAACGCCTATACGGTGAATGGCGGCGGCGCCGATATCGACGGCGTTGAAATCAGCCTCAATCTGCGTCCGACGCGCAACCTGACCTTCTCGTCGAACATCGCCTATAATGACGCGCGCCTGTCGACGCTGCTCCCCGACAGTTTTGCGCCGGGGGGCGGTTATGCCAAGGGAACGCGCCTGCCGGGGGCGTCCGAATGGACGCTGTCGAACTCGCTCGACCTGAGCTTTCCCGACATGTCGATGAAGCCGCGGTTCGGCATCGCGCACCGCTATCTGTCGAGCGCGCCGGTCGATTTCGCCGGGTCGCTGGAGAAGGGCGATTTTCATCTGGTCGATCTCAACGCGTCGGTCACGGTGAACGACCGGATCGAATTTAGCGTCTTTGCGAAGAATCTGTTCAACCAATATGGCATTTTGAACGCGCCGTTCGCGTTCGCGGGGTCGGTCGCACGGCCGCGCACGATCGGCGCGAGCCTGCGCTTCAGCCTGGATTGA
- a CDS encoding S9 family peptidase codes for MGSVAAAALMLGHRAGWAREAGGRWPKITPPQSPRISNPIEQLGRSRDDSYSWMKFIPASGERNRTNLPAPVAKMLTGENAYADAMLKPTEAMQAELVRAMLARSAGAVAAPALEKDGWRYSSAISEGETHARYSRQRDGGQAELLVDEGLRAKGQPYFRSTGHQPSPDHRWFAWAEDVIGNDRHRICIRDNASGAIRTIVDKDAYGYGGLVFSPSSRWLFWIWRDARNRPTRLYRTSVDGKITDLVYEEKDPAIFMSVKRTAADGFVALTLAGPETAEVRLVSAANETAAPTTVWPRKAGVRYEIDEWDGSLVALTDRDDAFDMQLLRLDPRDFGTLATLVPHRAGTPILQILPFKTALVRLERIEGLHRLVILRPDGSEQAITFDDPAYAIELPGEQAYDASSAMIVHQSPKSPPRWIRVDLSNGEQRVVRQQTIANFDPDDYEVERLAAPAPDGEMVPITLLSRRGMARDGKAPLLQYGYGAYGVPSDPEFSIPALALVDRGWRYAIAHVRGGSEKGRRWFLGGRKFTKRNSFTDFVACAEHLAAEGYTAKGKVVAYGLSAGGLLVGASMNIAPTLWGGVIAKVPFVDMLNTMSDAAHPLVPLFRPDWGDPLADPKAYDYIASISPYENVQAASYPPLLCTAGLKDDRVAYWEPAKLVAEVRRRSTSGNPAMLMTDMDSGHQGSADLASEYKEKALFWAFAMRCVA; via the coding sequence ATGGGCAGCGTCGCGGCGGCGGCACTTATGCTCGGGCATCGCGCTGGCTGGGCGCGCGAGGCGGGCGGACGCTGGCCCAAGATCACACCCCCGCAATCGCCGCGCATCTCGAACCCGATCGAGCAATTGGGCCGGTCGCGCGACGATTCCTACAGCTGGATGAAGTTCATCCCTGCGAGCGGCGAACGCAACCGGACCAACCTGCCCGCCCCGGTCGCGAAGATGCTGACCGGCGAAAACGCCTATGCCGACGCAATGCTGAAACCGACCGAAGCGATGCAGGCCGAACTGGTCCGCGCGATGCTCGCGCGAAGCGCCGGCGCGGTCGCGGCTCCGGCGCTCGAAAAGGACGGCTGGCGCTATTCATCGGCGATTTCCGAAGGCGAAACGCACGCGCGCTATAGCCGCCAGCGCGACGGCGGACAGGCCGAACTGCTTGTCGACGAAGGCCTGCGCGCAAAGGGCCAGCCCTATTTTCGTAGCACCGGCCACCAGCCGAGCCCCGACCATCGCTGGTTCGCATGGGCCGAGGATGTCATCGGCAACGACCGCCACCGCATCTGTATCCGCGACAACGCGAGCGGCGCGATCCGCACGATCGTCGACAAGGACGCCTATGGTTATGGCGGGCTGGTCTTTTCGCCTTCGTCGCGCTGGCTATTCTGGATCTGGCGCGACGCGCGCAACCGGCCGACGCGGCTCTATCGGACCTCGGTCGACGGCAAGATCACCGACCTCGTCTATGAGGAAAAGGACCCGGCGATCTTCATGTCGGTCAAGCGCACCGCCGCCGACGGCTTTGTGGCGCTGACGCTCGCGGGTCCCGAAACCGCCGAGGTTCGCCTTGTATCGGCAGCGAATGAAACCGCCGCCCCCACCACGGTCTGGCCGCGCAAGGCCGGCGTGCGGTACGAGATCGACGAGTGGGACGGCAGCCTCGTCGCGCTGACCGACCGGGACGATGCGTTCGACATGCAGCTCCTGCGGCTCGATCCCAGGGATTTCGGAACGCTTGCGACGCTCGTCCCGCATCGCGCGGGGACCCCGATCCTGCAAATCCTGCCATTCAAGACGGCGCTGGTCCGGCTCGAACGCATCGAGGGACTGCACCGCCTCGTCATCCTCCGCCCCGACGGCTCCGAACAGGCGATCACCTTCGACGATCCCGCCTATGCGATCGAACTGCCGGGCGAGCAGGCGTATGACGCATCGTCAGCGATGATCGTCCATCAGTCGCCCAAGTCGCCGCCACGCTGGATCCGCGTCGATCTTTCGAACGGAGAACAAAGGGTCGTGCGGCAACAGACGATCGCGAACTTCGATCCGGACGATTATGAAGTCGAACGCTTGGCCGCGCCCGCCCCCGACGGCGAGATGGTGCCGATCACCCTGCTCTCGCGCCGCGGCATGGCGCGGGACGGCAAGGCGCCGCTCCTCCAATATGGCTATGGCGCCTATGGCGTGCCGAGCGATCCGGAATTTTCGATCCCCGCGCTCGCGCTCGTCGACCGCGGCTGGCGCTATGCGATCGCGCATGTGCGCGGCGGGTCGGAGAAAGGGCGTCGCTGGTTCCTCGGTGGACGCAAATTCACCAAACGCAACAGCTTCACCGACTTCGTCGCCTGCGCCGAACATCTCGCTGCCGAAGGCTATACCGCGAAGGGCAAGGTCGTCGCTTACGGCCTCTCGGCTGGCGGGCTGCTGGTCGGTGCGAGCATGAATATCGCCCCGACGCTCTGGGGCGGCGTGATTGCGAAGGTGCCTTTCGTCGACATGCTCAACACGATGAGCGATGCAGCGCATCCGCTCGTCCCGCTGTTCCGGCCCGACTGGGGCGATCCGCTCGCCGATCCGAAGGCCTATGACTATATCGCCTCGATCTCGCCCTATGAGAATGTGCAGGCAGCCTCCTATCCGCCGCTGCTCTGCACCGCGGGGCTGAAGGACGACCGCGTCGCCTATTGGGAGCCGGCGAAGCTCGTGGCGGAAGTGCGGCGGAGGTCGACGAGCGGCAATCCCGCGATGCTGATGACCGACATGGACAGCGGCCACCAGGGCAGCGCCGATCTGGCGAGCGAATATAAGGAGAAGGCGCTCTTCTGGGCCTTCGCCATGCGCTGCGTCGCATAG
- a CDS encoding histone deacetylase family protein, with product MKLFFDDRQLAHAPSRELHNGDWVPYAENVERPRSIVDAFTDWRPVRDFGMAPLLAVHDADYVAFLERAHRDWLAAGRSGDAIGYTFPIRRRRPLAFGRIDADLGAYSYDAGTPIAAGTWQSAYWSAQGAVTALDHLANSGEAHAFALCRPPGHHAGRDYMGGYCYLNNAAIAAREAHNRGLGPVAVLDIDYHHGNGTQDIFYEDPGVFFCSIHADPRTDYPFYWGHADETGESAGKGATLNLPLPRGTDGQSYAPALDTALAAISDWGAQFLVLSFGADTHSSDPISSFALEREDYVTLASRIAALGIPTLIVMEGGYAVGDLGKNVAAFLSGFQA from the coding sequence GTGAAGCTTTTCTTCGACGATCGCCAGTTGGCCCACGCACCGTCGCGCGAGCTGCACAATGGCGACTGGGTGCCCTATGCCGAGAATGTCGAGCGCCCGCGTTCCATTGTCGATGCCTTCACCGACTGGCGCCCCGTGCGCGACTTCGGCATGGCGCCGCTGCTTGCCGTGCATGATGCCGACTATGTTGCTTTCCTCGAACGCGCGCATCGCGATTGGCTCGCAGCCGGACGCAGCGGCGATGCGATCGGCTATACCTTCCCGATCCGGCGGCGCCGGCCGCTCGCCTTCGGCCGCATCGACGCCGACCTTGGCGCTTACAGCTATGACGCCGGAACCCCCATCGCGGCCGGAACCTGGCAATCGGCCTATTGGTCGGCGCAGGGCGCGGTGACCGCGCTCGACCATCTGGCGAACAGCGGCGAGGCGCATGCCTTCGCGCTGTGCCGCCCGCCCGGCCATCATGCCGGGCGCGACTATATGGGCGGCTATTGCTACCTCAACAACGCCGCGATCGCGGCGCGCGAGGCGCACAACCGCGGCCTTGGGCCGGTCGCGGTGCTCGATATCGACTATCACCACGGCAACGGCACGCAGGACATTTTCTACGAGGATCCGGGAGTCTTCTTTTGCTCGATCCATGCCGACCCGCGGACCGACTATCCCTTTTACTGGGGCCATGCCGACGAAACCGGCGAAAGTGCGGGCAAAGGCGCGACACTCAACCTCCCCCTGCCGCGCGGCACCGACGGACAAAGCTATGCGCCCGCGCTCGACACCGCGCTCGCCGCCATCTCGGACTGGGGCGCGCAATTCCTTGTCCTGTCGTTCGGTGCCGATACCCACAGCAGCGACCCGATCTCGAGCTTCGCGCTCGAACGCGAGGATTATGTGACGCTGGCAAGCCGGATCGCCGCGCTCGGCATCCCGACGCTGATCGTGATGGAGGGCGGTTATGCCGTCGGCGACCTCGGCAAGAATGTCGCGGCGTTTCTATCGGGCTTTCAGGCGTAA
- a CDS encoding FMN-binding negative transcriptional regulator, translated as MTSPYEPRDAADISQLVADYPLAWLVSRDFHASPLPLIAETDASGAVAALFGHCALRNPLVADFRADPRGLVLFNGPSGYVPTSLLSKPDWAPTWNYAVLRFVVEVEFVEGETKDAIEQLVARMEDGGWSTASLGTRYDTMLDQIIAFRAHVRSAEHSFKLGQDESPQGFAEIVAGHGDRTLALWMEGQAKR; from the coding sequence ATGACCTCGCCCTACGAACCGCGCGATGCCGCCGACATAAGCCAACTCGTCGCCGACTACCCGCTCGCCTGGCTCGTCTCGCGCGATTTTCACGCGAGCCCGTTGCCGCTGATCGCCGAGACCGATGCGAGTGGCGCGGTCGCGGCGCTCTTCGGCCATTGCGCGCTTCGCAACCCGCTCGTTGCCGATTTCCGCGCCGACCCGCGCGGGCTGGTGCTGTTCAACGGGCCGTCGGGCTACGTCCCGACCAGCCTGCTGTCGAAACCCGATTGGGCCCCGACGTGGAATTATGCCGTGCTGCGCTTCGTCGTCGAGGTCGAGTTCGTCGAGGGCGAAACGAAGGACGCTATCGAGCAGCTCGTCGCCAGGATGGAAGACGGCGGCTGGTCGACAGCGAGCCTGGGCACACGTTATGACACGATGCTCGATCAGATCATTGCCTTTCGCGCGCACGTCCGTTCGGCCGAGCACAGCTTCAAGCTCGGGCAGGATGAAAGCCCGCAGGGCTTTGCCGAGATCGTCGCGGGGCACGGCGACCGGACGCTCGCGCTATGGATGGAAGGACAGGCAAAGAGGTGA
- a CDS encoding sensor domain-containing diguanylate cyclase — MTTKATASNEPVGRLLGWLGLRHARGGAPEEGHAPPDPGGPRLLAREARYELAASITSFLVDNDLDVSPTNLLLAHGAFSGRNPRLARQIVAQAQTAEGITQKWLNELDEQEAGQPDRVELDRLMTRLETNIEAFQANTKEARTVTSDYGIELEQHVTDLEQLEKTGRIVSSLADLAKVMLERTRKAEDDMRKSEDEAKALRRSLERAKRDAELDYLTGLPNRRAFEVLLDRHHKEARAAVEPLSVAFCDIDEFKKVNDIHGHEAGDRVIKAIADTLARISNDHCHVARHGGEEFVMLFRGLTPTEAAQKLDDAREALADRRLINRKTDEPFGQITFSGGVADVFGYGDPRAALKAADEALYKAKAAGRNCIRIADPA, encoded by the coding sequence ATGACCACCAAAGCGACAGCATCGAACGAGCCGGTAGGGCGGCTCCTTGGTTGGCTGGGGCTTCGCCACGCACGCGGCGGCGCCCCCGAAGAGGGCCACGCGCCCCCCGACCCCGGCGGCCCGCGCCTTCTGGCGCGCGAGGCGCGCTACGAGCTCGCGGCGTCGATCACCTCCTTTCTTGTCGATAACGACCTCGACGTGTCGCCGACGAACCTCCTGCTGGCGCACGGCGCCTTTTCGGGACGCAACCCGCGGCTCGCGCGGCAGATCGTCGCGCAGGCGCAGACCGCCGAAGGCATCACCCAGAAATGGCTCAACGAACTCGACGAACAGGAAGCGGGCCAACCCGACCGCGTCGAACTCGACCGGCTGATGACGCGGCTCGAAACCAATATCGAGGCATTCCAGGCGAATACGAAGGAAGCCCGGACCGTCACCAGCGACTATGGGATCGAGCTCGAACAGCATGTCACCGATCTCGAGCAGCTCGAAAAGACCGGCCGCATCGTCTCGAGCCTCGCCGACCTTGCCAAGGTCATGCTCGAACGCACGCGCAAGGCCGAGGACGATATGCGCAAGAGCGAGGACGAGGCAAAGGCGCTACGCAGGAGCCTCGAGCGCGCCAAGCGCGACGCCGAACTCGACTATCTGACCGGCCTGCCCAACCGCCGCGCCTTCGAGGTGCTGCTCGACCGCCATCACAAGGAAGCGCGCGCCGCGGTCGAACCGCTCAGCGTCGCCTTCTGCGACATCGACGAGTTCAAGAAGGTCAACGACATCCACGGGCACGAGGCGGGCGACCGCGTGATCAAGGCGATCGCCGACACGCTGGCGCGGATTTCGAACGATCATTGCCATGTCGCGCGCCACGGCGGCGAGGAATTCGTCATGCTGTTCCGCGGCCTGACCCCGACCGAGGCCGCGCAAAAGCTCGACGACGCCCGCGAAGCACTCGCCGACCGGCGCCTGATCAACCGCAAGACCGACGAGCCCTTCGGCCAGATCACCTTCTCGGGCGGAGTCGCCGACGTCTTCGGCTATGGCGACCCGCGCGCCGCGCTCAAGGCGGCGGACGAAGCACTCTACAAGGCGAAGGCCGCAGGCCGGAACTGCATTCGCATCGCCGACCCGGCATGA
- a CDS encoding AraC family transcriptional regulator, with translation MKHSVDVLTAGRPVMALQDEYPAGFVDPMHSHDHIQILYASAGVMSVRTPETSFVIPPQRAVWLPAGTRHEVACRGPVSLRTLYLPCAGHEHEQQCRVFEVSNLVKSLILEVVDFPALYDVDGREGRIIALLLDEIGRMPNAPYQVSMPSNPRLLRVCNAIIADPSDPRDIDDWAALAAMGRRTFTRSFKQETGMGLAVWRQQVRLMEALSLLAAGASITQVTYDVGYDSPSGFAAMFRRAFGVPPSQYLKH, from the coding sequence ATGAAACATAGTGTCGATGTCCTGACGGCCGGCCGGCCGGTGATGGCGCTGCAGGATGAATATCCCGCGGGTTTCGTCGATCCGATGCACAGCCACGACCATATCCAGATTCTCTATGCGTCGGCGGGGGTGATGTCGGTACGCACGCCCGAGACGAGTTTCGTCATCCCGCCACAGCGCGCGGTGTGGCTCCCCGCCGGGACGCGGCATGAGGTCGCGTGCCGCGGGCCGGTGTCGCTCCGCACGCTCTACCTGCCGTGCGCGGGGCACGAGCATGAACAGCAATGCCGCGTCTTCGAGGTGTCGAACCTCGTCAAATCGCTGATCCTCGAGGTCGTCGATTTTCCCGCGCTTTACGATGTCGACGGGCGCGAGGGACGGATCATCGCGCTGCTGCTCGACGAGATCGGGCGGATGCCCAACGCGCCCTATCAGGTGTCGATGCCGTCCAACCCGCGCCTGCTGCGCGTCTGCAACGCGATCATCGCCGATCCGTCGGACCCGCGCGACATCGACGACTGGGCGGCGCTCGCTGCGATGGGGCGGCGAACCTTCACGCGCAGCTTCAAGCAGGAAACGGGGATGGGGCTTGCCGTCTGGCGGCAGCAGGTGCGGCTGATGGAGGCGCTGTCGCTGCTGGCGGCCGGCGCATCGATCACGCAGGTCACCTATGACGTCGGATATGATAGTCCCAGCGGGTTCGCCGCGATGTTCCGCCGCGCTTTCGGCGTTCCGCCGAGCCAGTATCTGAAACACTGA
- a CDS encoding alpha/beta hydrolase → MSKGLSAMQDDMADPDIRRFVDAINAAYAEHAAPAGASMATRREVAERVRRPWREGGPIMAETRELDMGGVRLRLHRPVADKILPVMLYIHGGGWMLFSVDTHDRLMREYAARAGIAVVGIDYSLSPESKFPVALEECAAALDWIASQAEALNLDASRLLIGGDSAGANLSVATCLLQRQRGRPLPAAMLLNYGAFDPERTPSYARFGAGDYSLEADEMDAFWAAYVDGAEQLADPLVAPLRADLTGLPPAFLAIAECDILADCNRAFTGKLEAAGVPTHAVTYKGATHSFLEAMSIAPLANRALDEQAAWIRDIVKT, encoded by the coding sequence ATGTCAAAGGGCTTGAGCGCCATGCAGGACGACATGGCCGACCCCGATATCCGCCGCTTTGTCGATGCCATCAATGCCGCCTACGCCGAACATGCCGCGCCCGCGGGCGCGAGCATGGCGACGCGCCGCGAGGTCGCCGAACGCGTGCGCCGGCCGTGGCGCGAAGGTGGCCCGATAATGGCGGAGACCCGCGAACTGGACATGGGCGGCGTCCGCCTGCGCCTCCACCGCCCGGTCGCGGACAAAATATTGCCCGTCATGCTCTATATCCATGGCGGCGGCTGGATGCTGTTCAGCGTCGACACGCACGACCGGCTGATGCGCGAATATGCGGCGCGCGCGGGTATCGCGGTGGTCGGCATCGATTACAGCCTGTCGCCCGAAAGCAAGTTTCCGGTCGCGCTGGAGGAGTGCGCCGCCGCGCTCGACTGGATCGCGTCGCAAGCCGAGGCGCTGAACCTCGACGCGAGCCGCCTGCTCATCGGCGGCGATTCCGCGGGCGCCAACCTCTCGGTCGCGACCTGTCTGTTGCAGCGCCAGCGCGGGCGCCCCCTGCCCGCGGCGATGCTGCTCAACTATGGCGCGTTCGACCCCGAACGCACGCCGAGCTATGCGCGCTTCGGCGCGGGCGACTATTCGCTCGAAGCCGACGAGATGGACGCATTCTGGGCTGCCTATGTCGATGGCGCCGAACAGCTTGCCGACCCGCTCGTCGCGCCGCTGCGCGCCGACCTCACCGGCCTCCCTCCCGCTTTTCTCGCGATCGCCGAATGCGACATCTTGGCCGACTGCAACCGCGCCTTCACCGGCAAGCTTGAAGCGGCCGGCGTCCCGACCCATGCGGTCACCTATAAGGGCGCGACCCACAGCTTCCTCGAAGCCATGTCGATCGCGCCGCTCGCAAACCGCGCGCTCGACGAGCAGGCCGCATGGATCCGTGATATCGTAAAGACATGA
- a CDS encoding sugar MFS transporter, which produces MALAPSVATSVDPNAVEQPGKGGGGTKVVLILAFAVFFLLGGVTNINDLLVGKFKPMFHLTHAEANLVQMAFFIAYGAFSIPAGIIMSKLGYIRTFVLGFIIVAAASFLFIPASAAASYPGFLAALFCIGAGITVLQVAMNPVITTLGPVETSHSRLTFAQAFNSIGVFLMVYGGATFLLGDSTPIDADTASEAQIQAYRVAEGASIGTAYMWLGVLMLVIAAVFWMYRSALDHARTDAVKLEGTWGLLTHNRRVQFGALCIFVYVGAEVAIGSNLMAYLAEPSVMGLGLQAAGKLVAMYWLGALVGRLLGGFILRLAKPGRVLTTFAAGAISLILLSAVTTGALSGWALILVGFCNSLMFPTIFSLATEGLGERTPQGSGIMCTAIIGGAIVPFLFGTVADLSGDIRIALAVPLICYAIIASFGLWAAARQATA; this is translated from the coding sequence ATGGCATTGGCGCCGAGCGTTGCGACGAGTGTGGACCCGAACGCGGTCGAACAGCCGGGCAAGGGAGGGGGCGGCACCAAAGTCGTGCTGATCCTCGCCTTCGCGGTGTTTTTCCTGCTCGGCGGGGTGACGAACATCAACGATCTGCTGGTCGGCAAGTTCAAGCCGATGTTCCACCTGACGCACGCCGAGGCGAACCTCGTGCAGATGGCGTTCTTCATCGCCTATGGTGCCTTTTCGATCCCCGCCGGGATCATCATGTCCAAACTCGGCTATATTCGCACCTTCGTGCTCGGGTTCATCATCGTTGCGGCGGCCTCCTTCCTGTTCATCCCCGCGTCGGCCGCGGCGTCCTACCCCGGCTTCCTCGCCGCGCTCTTCTGCATCGGCGCGGGGATCACGGTTTTGCAGGTCGCGATGAATCCGGTGATCACGACGCTGGGGCCGGTCGAAACCTCGCACAGCCGGCTGACCTTTGCGCAGGCGTTCAATTCGATCGGCGTGTTCCTGATGGTCTATGGCGGCGCGACCTTTCTGCTCGGCGATTCGACGCCGATCGATGCCGACACCGCGAGCGAGGCGCAAATTCAGGCCTATCGCGTCGCCGAGGGCGCGTCGATCGGCACCGCCTATATGTGGCTCGGCGTGCTGATGCTGGTCATCGCGGCGGTGTTCTGGATGTACCGGTCGGCGCTCGACCACGCCCGGACCGACGCTGTAAAGCTTGAGGGCACCTGGGGCCTCTTGACCCACAACCGCCGCGTCCAGTTCGGCGCGCTGTGCATCTTTGTCTATGTCGGCGCCGAAGTGGCGATCGGCTCGAACCTGATGGCCTATCTGGCCGAACCGAGCGTGATGGGGCTGGGGCTCCAGGCCGCGGGCAAGCTGGTTGCGATGTACTGGCTCGGCGCTCTGGTCGGCCGGTTGCTCGGCGGCTTCATCCTGCGGCTGGCCAAGCCGGGACGCGTGCTCACCACCTTTGCGGCCGGGGCGATTTCGCTGATCCTGCTGTCGGCGGTGACGACCGGCGCGCTGTCGGGCTGGGCGCTGATTCTGGTCGGCTTCTGCAATTCGCTGATGTTCCCGACGATCTTCAGCCTCGCAACCGAAGGATTGGGCGAACGAACGCCGCAGGGATCGGGCATCATGTGCACCGCTATCATCGGCGGGGCCATCGTGCCGTTTCTGTTCGGAACGGTGGCCGATCTCAGCGGCGATATACGTATCGCGCTGGCGGTGCCGCTGATCTGCTACGCGATCATCGCGAGTTTCGGCCTGTGGGCGGCCGCGCGCCAGGCGACCGCGTAA
- a CDS encoding DUF2147 domain-containing protein, which translates to MRRTLLLLAAATVATPAAAADITGVWATGSEGGRVEIYRCGKALCGKVVDAKRLRANPDLRDVRNSDPELRQRKLKGLVVLNGFTGGPTEWKGGPVYDPETGDGAAKGQLKLLPNGKLELKGCIAFFCRTKIWTRAG; encoded by the coding sequence ATGAGGCGGACGCTGCTCCTTCTGGCCGCCGCGACCGTCGCCACGCCCGCCGCCGCCGCCGATATCACGGGCGTCTGGGCGACGGGCAGCGAGGGCGGGCGCGTCGAAATCTACCGCTGCGGCAAGGCGCTGTGCGGCAAGGTGGTCGATGCAAAGCGGCTGCGCGCCAATCCCGACCTGCGCGACGTGCGCAATTCGGACCCCGAGCTCCGCCAGCGCAAGCTCAAGGGCCTCGTTGTCCTCAATGGCTTCACCGGCGGTCCGACCGAGTGGAAGGGCGGCCCTGTCTACGACCCGGAAACCGGCGACGGCGCCGCGAAGGGCCAGCTCAAATTGCTCCCGAACGGCAAGCTCGAACTCAAGGGCTGCATCGCCTTTTTCTGCCGCACCAAGATCTGGACCCGCGCCGGCTGA